The Polypterus senegalus isolate Bchr_013 unplaced genomic scaffold, ASM1683550v1 scaffold_1909, whole genome shotgun sequence genome includes the window CCTTCTGCAACACAGTAACTCAAGTTATAATAATTATTGGCAATATAAACAGAAATCAATTGGAAAAAGTTCCTTTCAACAGTACCTGACAGTATTAAATTTGATGGTAAATAatgcatccatctgttttctagaACACCTTATTTTAATTAAGGATCATCGGGGCAATTCAGAGGGATACTACAAAACAGACTACGCTGAATGGGGTGCCAGGTCATTGCTGGACTAAGACACAATACAAAAACAGACTTATTTATCAATCAGAATAGCTGCTGTTACAGAGTAGGGTTCATAAGGAACTCTGCGTATTGTACATTATGGTAACTTGAATAGAACACTggatttctttattgttttgctttctaGATGAGGCTGAACCCAATCACAGTAAGCTCCTGGGAGAGCCATTAACAGAAGATCCCCAACTTCGGCTAAGATGGCAGGCCCATCTAGAGTTTACTCACAACCACGATGTTGGCGACTTGACCTGGGACAAGATTGACGTGACTCTGCCTCGCTCTGAAAAGCTGCGCAACTTGGTGCTGTCTGGTGTGCCGCACAGCATGCGACCTCAGGTGAGAGTCAGTTGGGTGAGGAAAGGTAGAAGGTTTTTGTGTTTATCCTCCAAACTGAATTGTCCTTCCAGTTTTGTAGTCATGGTTTGTTTATTTCCTCCTCATTCTTATTTGGTCCCTAGTTATGGATGCGCTTGTCTGGTGCTTTGCAGAAGAAACGAAGCTCTGAGATGCCTTACAGGGAAATTGTTAAAAACAGCTCCAATGATGAAACCCCCTCAGCTAAACAGGTAAGAAGAATGTTGTTGTGATACCGAGCAAGTTTGATCGGCTTGCTTATGCATAGTGTACTGTATGTCAAACACTGAGTCAGTGGGCTAAAAATACCAATCCTAATCAGCCTATTCAAAGTGTACAATATGTATTTTATCAACGTGGCTGCCTTTCAACAGATAACAGTACAGTCTGGTGACTCGCAGTAAAAGCCACAGATTGTTTGTTTGTCTCAGTCAGTCTCACTTCAAGCTTGAACACTTTGTTAAAACTTAACACTGCAACAAATTAATAACGGGAATGAAACACTTAGTGGCGTAATTCAGAAAATTTACAGTCCCCTgctaaagagttttttttatcctttataAGTTTCTGTATATTCATGGATTTCAGATGATATACATTTTATtctaagattttatttatttatttttattaactagggggctctgccccctgctctcttTGCTCGCCCTGCctcgggtttggtttaccggatatacaatttaataaaattattatttttcatgagaattgttacatatgcattattttcagttttactttaaaacttttgtaaaaacaatatttgtcctttatttcctgccctgggcatggttaaatgtctttctcgcgggacgtataacgctgctcgcattgtgaatgGGTttgctgaacacacgctaaggagctggcttgctgcagctgctgctggcgagctgcgtgttctgcttgtcacttgtcgtcgttttaagagctgggagcacatgaagtgtgtctgccaaaagcactCCAACAACtgttaggttagatgtccatgaacttgttttaaattgtaagtagggcgtggggtacaaaagtcaccgtctcacaggttttgcttcctaaggttgtaatgtctagtcttgcgtgtcatccaagtgtctctccgagatgattcTGGTCTCGATCGCTTCCCTCAACCCccctggatgcactgtacactcctgccactttgcatctctcctggtaaggagatgcggacggatcagctgctgctgccgagctatgtgatctgcatgtcgtgctgcGTGTCgaccatttaaaagcctgtacagcagctgtccttctgtctctctGCCCTGTCTCGTGACGTCATATTGTCtttcgagaagatcacgtctcgtctccctgccaggattttttttttttttatataactgagAGATTTGTTTGGGTAGCATTGAATATATTTTTCCCATCTGTTCCATAGTCTATGAATATAGCATTAAATTCCATATGGTATGTCTTGCTTATTGGTAAGGATTTCATTACAAcaagtaaatttattaaaagtttatATAATATACAACTAGTAATTACAATTTGCATTCTGCAAGCTCTTATTTTTCTCATACAGTAGATAATGGCGCATGTAGGAACAGAGAAATGTATAGAATAGCAGTAATGTatgtttgaattaaatttttaaacacTAAGCTAAGTAATTGTGCAGTTTTACACGTAAACTAATAAGGAACAATGCAGATAGAAATGGGGACAGTTTAGGTCTTTCAAGGGATTTTGGAATGTAATTAGTTTAAATTATTGTGGTtgtcttttatttaaatgttttatgacATCAATCTGCAAAAGGTTCagtgtatatgtttttttttttaattttttttatatataccgtatataccgcgtataagtctggtcttgaaacccgaaaaatcgatcataaaatcagaccccaacttatatgcccgttcaaaaatgcgagactaaattattattattattattaatttatttatttttttacatcatcttgcctcctccagtctcgcatcagtttctcaaacgtatcgaattttgttgcagcagcgcatgtgtttctttcgctacttcagcgacgtttaatttaaaaccaactccatattttcttctgattgaacactccatcgtagatcaggtatgctcttacgataaaggtgtatgagggtgtcagatacaaaaaacacaaatctgtgcAAAGTTTGTTTCGGaaaagtttgggtattaccgtgtggtcacgtaggcacaatagagagagagagagagaggttaggagcacaagctgatacagcgcattgccacacccacattggaaaaaaaagccAGTGTGCACTGTGGTTACTTTcccaggtgggcgttagcatatcataatcacttggtccaatagtgtgagttttccgcattcgacttatatgaccaacattataaaatactagaattTATACTGTGAAATTAAGttctgacttatccgcgggagaactcctctgcaagtatatacggtatgtgtaCTGTGTAAATCAATTTTTGGTCTTTGATTTTTCAGGGCATAGTGTGTATCTCCTTTCATCCTCCATTGCCCAACTTATTTGAAAGTCTGTATAGTACTTAGAAAATCCATACAGGTTGCCTAACCAGTtctaaaatgcactttgaaatgTGTACATGCATATCTAAATACACGCACCtcaacaaataaaactgaattctgTTCCTTATTCTGAGGAAACACTCCATTAGCATTCTGCATTTTGTCTCCGTTGCCCAATCTAATGTTATTAGAgtattttttattagtatttatcTCTGATTCAGATGTGTACCTACAAGCATTTCTATGGGTGTGACATGTAAAGGCAACACATTTTAAGCAGTGGCTCTGCTTGACTGGTGAAGTGACCGTGACATACTTTTTTAGTAAATTACAAATAGAGAATGCAAACCAGGGCTACAGCACTAATATCCATTCTTCTTTACAGATTGAGAAGGATCTCTTGCGCACCATGCCCACAAATGCCTGCTTTTCAAATATGAATAGTATTGGGGTGCCACGTCTTCGAAGAATATTAAGAGGCCTGGCCTGGCTATACCCTGACATTGGTTATTGTCAGGGTACTGGGATGGTGAGGATGCCTTTTATGtagatttattttgtttcctaCATGTGAGAAAGTATCCAGCCTGAAAATGATTTCTATTCATGTTCCTTGCATTTTGTTGTAATCGTATCACCAAATTATCTGCTTTGTTGGCCATATTTTTCTAGTGCTagtggtatgtatgtatgtatatatgtatttatatgttatgtgatgtgatgtgatggCACAGGTCAGGTTGGTGGTATGTCTACCTTACAGCTCAAGTCCAGTCACTGTCATGTGTGTATgtcaaattagggttagggttagggttacaacttgtttttatttttctaagagcactataGTTATTGTTCCACGTCTTAAAGTTGTGTAGATTTGGTTGCTCACAATTCCTTCGAGTGTGAATATGAATGGGCCGCTGAGTTAgaatggcaccctgcccagggctcGTTCCTGTTTTACACCTCATGCTGCCAATGTAGGCTCAGGCCTTCTGAATTTCTGCATTGTAGTAAGTGGGTTTGACAGTGTTATGTCACCTGtccctctctctgtgtgtgtatgtgtataaatgTGTGTGAGTACATCCTGCACAGAAATCACGTGGAAAatagagtggattcagaaagtactcggGCActatctgcacactttattgtgttgaagatttaattctaaatggAAAACTTTGCCGTTTTTGCCCTGACAAGGAAAAAGCACTAACGTTATGCTTTAGTAATTGGCTTAATGACTAGTTTTCTTGGTTACTatactaaacattttaaaaggttcTGCGTAACCGTGAAATTAGTATTAAGTAATATTCAGACTTGTGCAGAGGATCTGTGATTTAAAATGTCATCTTCTACACCATGGCATCATTTACTTCTAGGTGGTTGCAAGTCTTCTGCTCTTCATGGAAGAGGAGGACGCTTTCTGGATGATGAGTGCTTTAATCGAGGACCTTGTTCCTGCCTCATACTTCAGCACCACTTTGCTTGGAGTACAAACTGATCAAAGGGTCCTTCGTCAGCTCATTGTGCAGTACCTTCCCAGTCTGGATAAACTTCTACAGGAACATGATATTGGTAAGTAAAGCAAGGATCTTCAGTAAACTAGTAAAGACTGTAAAGAAATAGGCATTGTTATCATTATCCCATCGTGTTCATCACCggtattttcattctgcttttcctggtgaaaCTGAGCTACATGTCTAAGCCTCCAAACCTTGAGTTACTTTATCTGTCCCATCTTTGGGAATGAAAAGACACTCCCAAGACAATCAGGAGACACAGTCCTTCCAGTTTGTTCTTGGTCTCTCACTCATACTTCTCACAGTGGCCCTTGTCAGATGCAGACATCCATGGCACATCCTAACTGCATGACCAAGCCACCTTAGGTGACTCCTCTCATTTTTTAGAAACAACAGTTCTACTCTGAGGCCCTCCTCCAATGATAACATTTTCACACTGAacctcatttcagctgcttgtacttgcaattgtattttttctttcactgCCACAAGCTTGTGAACCAGAGATAAGAATAGAGATGTAGAGTTATCAGTAAATTTACAGCTTTGTCCGTGGTCTTCTAATCCAGTTCACCAACACGATCTGGTACAACATTTGTAAAACTGCTGCCAGTGCACTAGTTTGTTGGTTGATCTCCCTATCACCTCTACTCTCAGTCGGGAATTCAATACAAAAGAGCTTAACTCTTCCAATTGAGTGCAGCTGCTCATGCCTCATCTTTgagacagttttttttattattattactatttttgtttttaattcacatCCTAACCACATTACTCTACAAGGACCATCCCAAAACACAGCCAAGATCTTGGTCTGAAGTCAAGGGGATAAAAAGACCACATCACCTACAAAAAGTAGACATGCAAGCCTTAGGCCGACAGATAACTAGGTACTATCGAACTTTGTGACCAAATCAATAGAATTGTATTACTTTCCTGATCAAACAGTTTTAGGTTTCTCAAGAGCTGGTAAATTTAATGTTCACCAAAGCTTTATCTTTAAATCTGCCATGACGtcccatttttattttgctttctctCCTCTCCACGTTTCAGAATTGTCCCTAATCACACTCCACTGGTTCCTGACTGCCTTTGCCAGCGTTGTCCACATTAAACTTCTGCTACGCATCTGGGACTTGTTCTTTTACAACGGCTCCGTGGTTTTGTTTCAGATCACCTTGGGAATGCTGAAGATGAAGGTACCCTCGATGTTTTCCAGTTTATCTTGGTAGAACAGATGGCCTGTTCAGTCTTGAATTTGTAGCAATTTATGTATGATAATTTGACGTCTCCATAATAAAGCCTCTCCTGATCTGAGACATGAACCCTTTTGAATGACGGGAACAGTATAGTGGGATCTTTATTTGATGATACGTTTGCTCATCATTAACTaagatatatttactgtataacggtactctgctgtttttatgtaatataaaatataagattATGCTGGAGTTTAGAGCTTAAAGGTAGCTGATAGATTCTATAAAAAATTTTGTAACAAAATGTGATAGGTACTGTACAGGAGgtgtttgcatttatttgcttagcagacacttttatccaaagtgacccacaaaagaggtcaacataatcattAAACATTAGGGAACTGTTCAAGAATAAGTGTGAtgggacaagggtacaaaattgatcatgaaaagtgaaaaaaaacatgcaagcaAGTTACACCAACAACTAATATCAGATATAAATTCAAACAAAAGTCTTCATTTGCTTCTTAAACACTTTGAGGGAGTCAGAACTTTGAATAGAGGATGGAAACTTATAAGAGGGACGTTCAAaacatttcttcactttttttttttactctatttaattagaatttcaaaaacaaatggcatcacttttctacatagtcaccttcctttgtgatgcagttttcccagtcacatgaccctctcagacatgaccaattactactcttctcaccttcaccgtttccaacgaaaatattaaagtgcggaaactttttgaacgttcctTGTACCACCAGCTAGAAGCTACACATAAAAAGAGACTGAATTGAAATTTGGTGCCACACAGGGGTGGCATCATAAGATGCCATTcattagcagacctgagtgggcgagaaggagcataggacctcaccaGTATCTCCATATGAGTGCTAATCCACTGACGATTCTGTTGGTAAGCGTCAAGGATTTGAATTTAATACATGCAGCTAcatggagccaatgtagtgatttgaaaaggagtgacatgtgcccaccttggcTGTGTGAACATCAAATGTGGCACATATTTTAAATCCTCTCCTGCAGTTTGGTAGCACATGCTGGTAATCTTGCCTATGGAGAGCTGCAGTAGTTCAGATGTTACAAAACCAAAGACATGAGTAAAAGTTGTGCTCCATACTCCGTCTTACATGGCCTGATCTTGTGAGTGTTTATATAGAATGAATCTACAAGAACGAGAGACAGTTGCAACATGCTCAGTGAAGGAGAGCTGGTCATTGATCATGGCCCAAAGTTTGCATACTGATTTGGGGAGTGTTAGCGGTAGTGAGCTGAGGTGAACAGAGATGCGGAGCTGAATAGAAGTATGAGCTGGGATAACGAGAAAGTccgtctttgccaggttgagctagAGATTGTGATCCTTCATACAGGTTTCAATATCAGTCAGCTGCAAAGATTTTAGATGACACCATGTGGTTCCCACCATCTGGAGGGAATGATTGATACAGCTGTGCATCATTGGCATAGCATTGATATGAGAAACCATGGGACTGGGTGATGGGACCTAATGAGAAGGTATATAGAGAAGAGATGACTAGATACTGATCCTTGAGGATGACCCCCATGCTTGCATTGCAACTTTGACTTCTCTCCTAGCCAGGACACGTGGTAGAATCTGCCAAAGaggactcaaaccacctgaggGCAGTCCCAGTGGTGGCAAGGGGGATTTGATGGGTGACTGTGTCGAAGTTGGGAGATCTAGAAAAATTAGGAtagatgacatgttggtagctctggTGAGCCATAATGTGTaaacaaaatatgttttctttcttctagGAGGAGGAGTTGGTTCAATCGGAAAACTCTGCTTCTATTTTCAACACACTCTCAGACCTGCCTTGCCAGCTGGATGATCCTAATCAGCTGCTGGGAGAAGCAATGCGAGTAGCAGGATCTCTAAATGAGACGATAATAGAAACACAAAGGCGCAAACACCTTGCCTACATCATTGCTGAGCAGGCGCAATTGACCAATCATCAAACAGCTGGTAACCAAACTGCCAATCTATCTAAGGTGAGCCACATCATAAATGTATAGCTGAAAAGTAATGAGCAAGTGTTAATCATTACTTAAAGTTTTATATTCTGAACATATTTTTAGTTCTGTTTAGTAAAATGAAAGACAAGATGATGTGCATTACAATTTTTTGAGCATTTGAAGTACAATAAATACAGCCGACTGCCTTTATTTCTCAGATTGTGCGGAGGCAGAGTCAGCGTCGAAGATCCACCATCAGTTCCCTGTTGTTTGGGGATGAAGACGCAGAGGCATTGAAGGCAAAGAACATTAAGCAAACTGAGCTGGTGGCAGACCTCCGAGAGAGCATTGTCCAGGTGGCTAAACATTTCCACTGCTTGGATCCTCGCAACTTTACATTGGTACGAattccagttttttattttaaaatgagggaaGGAAATGGAAGTCTCTCTTATCTCATGTCATAAGCTTTTAAACATTTAGTTTAAATTTGGGAAATTTTAAGTGTTACTTTCTTCTAGTTCAACATCTTGACtttagttaatttattttcttgttaagaatacaaaataatatatccCATGACTTCCAAGTTTGTTTTAACTGTGTAATTTATCTTTGttgtttaatttgatttgttgattctgttcataggcactaaataaataatcaaacttGAGTTCTTTCTATAAAATTTGTGTATGGCCTATCTGGGACAATAGTACAATTATAAACAGAAACTTTCAAAGGCACTAAATTGCTTGGTAGTTCTAAGAAAGACAATGAACCTGAAAACAGACGACATGTTGTTGGTATTTGATCAGATTGCCATTGAAGAAGTGGGCTGATGTGACAATCTAGGACAAAAAACttgagttagatagatagatagatagatactttattaatcccaaggggaaattcacataatccagcagcagtatactgatacaaagaaacaatattaaattaaatagtaataaaaatgaaaagaattaaaataaaattaatgttcgcatttactcccccgggtggaattgaagagtcgcatagtgtgggggaggaacgatctctttagtctatcagtggagcaggacggtgacaaaagtctgtcactgaagctactcctctgtctggagatgacactgttaagtggatgcagtggattcttcatgattgacaggagtttgcttaatgcccgtcgctctgccacagatgttaaactgtccaactttaatcctacaatagagcctgccttcttaacaagtttgtccaggcgtgaggcgtctttcatctttatgctgccaccccagcacaccaccgcgtagaagagggcacttgccacaaccgtctggtagaacatctgcagcatcttactgcagatgttgaaggatgccaaccttctcagaaagtatagtctgctctggcctttcttacatagaatatcagtattggcagtccagtccaatttgtcatccagctgcactcccagatatttataggtatgcaccctctgcacacagtcacctccgatgatcacagggtccatgagggcctgggcctcctaaaatccaccaccagctccttggtcttgctggtgttaaggtgtaagtggtttgagtcgcaccatttaacaaagtctttgattaactttctgtactcctcctcctgcccactcctgatgcagcccacaatagcagtgtcatcagcgaacttttgcacgtggcaggactccgagtcatattggaagtctgatgtatatagactgaacaggaccggagaaagtacagtcccctgcggcgcccctgtattgctgaacacaatgtcagacctgcagttcccaagacgcacatattgaggtctgtctgtaagatagtccacaatccatgccacaaggtgtgaatctactcccatctcagtcagcttatccctaaggagcagaggttggatggtgttgaagtttACTGCGATTGCACAGCCAGTACCTTTTAAAAGACGTATATATTGTGGTGCAGTGAGAAGAAAGGCAGTTCAGACAATTTCTCATttgctatttaaaattaaaaaacggCTGCGTGATTAGTGATTTTTTAGATAGCTTGAACTAATCTCCAACTGATGGCTGCTTGTTCTTCTGCCCCTTCTCAGTTTCACATTGGGAATGATCTGTTAAGATTAGTTGAGTCTGGTTTCTTCTGGAATAATTTTTCAACTTCCAGTGTAGAATTGGGATCAATTCAGTGTAGAATTGGGATTGACGCATTAATGTAATGTATCTAATACTTGGAATAGCTATTCACCTAATTGAGTGAGGAAAATTATAATTCTTAATGGAAATATTTTACTAAAGTTTCAGATCATCTAATAAAGGGACTCTAAATCTTAAGGAGTTATAGAGAAGAAGTAGAAACCAACATTTGGTTTTCCTCCTCCTCCAAGCACACATCTGTTTCAGCTAATTT containing:
- the sgsm3 gene encoding small G protein signaling modulator 3, which encodes MSGSYTPRPGGPFSALTPSMWPQDLLARYCQKEESDEPEIQYDEFGFRIDQEDEAEPNHSKLLGEPLTEDPQLRLRWQAHLEFTHNHDVGDLTWDKIDVTLPRSEKLRNLVLSGVPHSMRPQLWMRLSGALQKKRSSEMPYREIVKNSSNDETPSAKQIEKDLLRTMPTNACFSNMNSIGVPRLRRILRGLAWLYPDIGYCQGTGMVVASLLLFMEEEDAFWMMSALIEDLVPASYFSTTLLGVQTDQRVLRQLIVQYLPSLDKLLQEHDIELSLITLHWFLTAFASVVHIKLLLRIWDLFFYNGSVVLFQITLGMLKMKEEELVQSENSASIFNTLSDLPCQLDDPNQLLGEAMRVAGSLNETIIETQRRKHLAYIIAEQAQLTNHQTAGNQTANLSKIVRRQSQRRRSTISSLLFGDEDAEALKAKNIKQTELVADLRESIVQVAKHFHCLDPRNFTLELTPDYSMESHQKDHDNFVVVSRNRRRRAKALLDFERHDDDELGFRKNDIITIISQKDEHCWVGELNGLRGEKYDTVF